The genomic DNA CTTCCCGATGGCGCTTATATCCCGCTTTCGGCTGCTGCGACGCTAGTTCCGGTGGTCAGTGAATCTCAGATTGAACGTCAGGGTGGGTCGCTGGCGGTGTCGGTGCAGGCCAATCTTGGTACGGGAGTCGATCTTGGCGATGCCATGGCACGATTGACTGAGCTCGCAGCAGATACACTACCCGAAGGCATGGGCATCACATTTACAGGAGAAGCCGCATCTCTGACAGACAGCCAATCCAGTATGTACTTGGTATTTGGGGTGGCCTTTGTAGTTGTATTTCTTGTGCTATCGGCCCAGTTCGAAAGCATTGCCAGCGCCGTCGTTATCATGCTGACGGTCCCTTTCGGCCTTGCTGCTGCTTTGATGGCGATTTTACTTACCGGTGGGTCATTGAACTATTACAGCCAGATCGGCCTGGTAATGCTGATCGGGGTGATGGCAAAGAACGGTATTTTGATCGTTGAATTTGCCAATCAGCTGCGTGAGGCGGGGCAAGATATCGATAGCGCTATCCGCGATGCGTTACGCCTGCGTATCAGACCCGTGATGATGACGATGCTATCGACCGTGTTCGGCGGCCTGCCCCTTATTTTGACATCTGGGGCTGGTGCCGAAGCGCGAATTGCTGTTGGCTGGGTTATTGTTGGTGGTCTTGGTTTCGCCACCGTGTTCACGCTTTTTCTCACGCCAGTGTTTTATCGTTGGGTAGCGGTATGGGGCTTTGAACCCGGTATGGCATCCAAGCGGTTGAGGCATGAAGTGGCGGCGATCGAGTAGCGGCGGAGTTTTGGCACTCAATGTGGTAAGCCTCTTCTAGGCCTACACCGCTAAATATCGAACGCGTCGGGAACAATTTTGGCAAAGATGGTAGTCAATTCAACCGCCTCAAACTCCGTTTAATCCATAAGGACCAAGTACTATCGTGTTGCGCTGACGCACTCTAACTTTTTGTCTGGCACTAATAAATGCGCACGATTACCCATCCGCGTAAATTCCGTGCACATAGCGATCAAACACGGTAAAAGGCGATCAAATATGATCCATTCCGCCCAAAGATCGGGCTTGAAAGCACTGCTTTACTCTGAACAATGACCTTAACTAACGCACGCACATTCTCCATCGCCCCCATGATGGACTGGACGGACCGCTGGTGCCGGTCGTTTCACCGCATCCTGTCGCGCAAGGCGTTGCTGTATACCGAGATGATTGTTGCCGAGGCCATTCTGCATGGCGACCGTGATCGTCATCTGCTGATTCCGCAGGGGCAGAACCCGGTGGCGCTGCAATTGGGCGGCTCGGACCCGGCCAAACTGGCTGAGGCCGCGCGTATTGCCGCAGATTATGGCTATGACGAGATCAATCTGAATGTCGGCTGTCCGTCCGACAGGGTCCAGTCCGGCACATTCGGTGCCTGTCTGATGCGCTCGCCGCAACTGGTGGCCGCCTGTGTCAGCGCCATGAAGAATGCTGTCGATTTGCCGGTGACGGTAAAATGCCGCCTCGGCGTTGATGATCAGGATATCGAAACTGCGCTTGATGATCTGGCGGATGCCTGCGTTGAGCAAGGTGTCGACGGGCTTTGGGTGCATGCGCGCAAAGCCTGGCTGGATGGTTTGTCACCAAAGGAGAACAGGGATATTCCGCCTCTGGATTATGACCGGGTCTACCGGTTGAAACAAAGACTGGGACATCTGTTCATCGGCATCAATGGCGGCATTCAGAACCTGACTGAGGCCAGCAGCCATCTATCCCATGTCGACGGCGTGATGCTCGGCCGGGCGGCCTATCACCAGCCAGCACTGCTGTTCGGCGTTGACCATGGTTTTTATGGCGAAGCGGCTGTTGCCGAAGACCGCCACGGCGCGGTTCGCCGCATGTATCCGATCATTGAACAGCATCTGCAGTCGGGCGGTCGGCTGAACCAGATCACCCGTCATATGATCGGCATGTTCCATGGCGTTGCAGGCGCGCGGGCCTATCGCCGTATCCTAAGTTGCGAAGCGGCCAGGCCATCGGCGGGTATCGAAGTGGTTGAAGCCGCTCTCGCTGCTGTACCGAAAAGTCAACCTGATCTGATACATCTGCCGGAAGATTTGGCGGTGCTTGCCTGAGCTGGGATCAGCGTCGCAGAACCAGTTTTGAGCCGCTGAATTCATACGATGACAGCCGGTTGAGAAAGCTGTTGCCCAGCACACTTTGCTGCAATTTACCGGGTTGGGCTATGGCTGCACGGACATTGTTCAGTTCAATGCCGCCGACGGTCACTGTATCCAGCACGATACGGGCAAAAAAGGCATTTCCATTTGCGGTGCCCACGGGCGTCGAAAAATTCAGT from Pararhizobium sp. IMCC3301 includes the following:
- the dusA gene encoding tRNA dihydrouridine(20/20a) synthase DusA, translating into MTLTNARTFSIAPMMDWTDRWCRSFHRILSRKALLYTEMIVAEAILHGDRDRHLLIPQGQNPVALQLGGSDPAKLAEAARIAADYGYDEINLNVGCPSDRVQSGTFGACLMRSPQLVAACVSAMKNAVDLPVTVKCRLGVDDQDIETALDDLADACVEQGVDGLWVHARKAWLDGLSPKENRDIPPLDYDRVYRLKQRLGHLFIGINGGIQNLTEASSHLSHVDGVMLGRAAYHQPALLFGVDHGFYGEAAVAEDRHGAVRRMYPIIEQHLQSGGRLNQITRHMIGMFHGVAGARAYRRILSCEAARPSAGIEVVEAALAAVPKSQPDLIHLPEDLAVLA